The following are encoded together in the Cicer arietinum cultivar CDC Frontier isolate Library 1 chromosome 2, Cicar.CDCFrontier_v2.0, whole genome shotgun sequence genome:
- the LOC101503908 gene encoding uncharacterized protein isoform X2 yields MDEDNTLWTGSEDESDEDNNSKSRLHKDIRKVRQQAKEHADLIDGDDSDELRSVWSGSDEEKTLWTGDEMDSDDDVPTEAYPNERSDKYIDKLFEFDEMPKYRTISELLKSEQEPEELSPGKQARKIAVENALKKLKKGPDGRYTNTWEVMTDLDILIGAFENVVSGPEYEELRQGGSKQLNIQFFKDIQARMRDPNYKFSPELKLKPKSKLVSRKKWQKTESRRRKAQKR; encoded by the coding sequence ATGGATGAAGATAACACTCTATGGACAGGAAGTGAGGATGAAAGCGATGAAGATAACAATTCAAAGAGTCGTCTTCATAAAGATATTAGGAAAGTAAGACAACAAGCTAAGGAACACGCAGACCTGATTGATGGTGATGACAGTGACGAGTTAAGAAGTGTTTGGTCCGGCAGCGATGAGGAAAAAACACTTTGGACTGGTGATGAAATGGATAGCGATGACGATGTGCCTACAGAAGCTTACCCAAATGAAAGAAGTGATAAGTACATAGATAAGTTGTTTGAGTTTGACGAAATGCCAAAATACAGAACCATCTCCGAGCTTTTGAAATCTGAACAAGAGCCCGAGGAGTTGTCCCCGGGAAAGCAAGCTAGGAAGATTGCGGTTGAGAATGCTTTGAAGAAACTAAAGAAAGGTCCAGATGGGAGGTATACCAATACATGGGAAGTTATGACTGATTTAGATATTCTAATTGGAGCGTTCGAAAATGTCGTTTCGGGACCGGAGTATGAAGAGCTTAGACAAGGAGGATCTAAACAGCTAAATATTCAGTTTTTTAAGGACATACAAGCGCGAATGAGAGATCCAAATTACAAATTCTCACCTGAGTTGAAATTGAAACCAAAGAGTAAACTTGTTTCTAGAAAGAAATGGCAAAAGACAGAGTCTAGAAGAAGGAAAGCGCAGAAGAGATAA
- the LOC101504441 gene encoding uncharacterized protein: MSIDQKTHETDRIYEEFEAPTDVDRDDASETLVLILPGFKKEQMRVQVTAARVLKISGERQISNNKYRRFRKEIQLPLHLDTNTIAAKFESGILYIKLLKHINKNNNEQQNVPTQEPKKDEEEKPKKENGKAEELKKDDDVKNKVEERPETMRVVSKLRPEYVNALCGLFDEIKKKKKKFLNLLLLALMFGLYVKNVIKSIFSGGHKSQE, from the exons ATGTCTATTGATCAAAAGACACATGAAACAGATCGTATCTATGAAGAATTTGAAGCACCAACTGATGTCGATCGCGACGATGCAAGTGAGACACTAGTTCTTATACTTCCAG GATTTAAGAAAGAGCAAATGAGAGTTCAAGTAACAGCAGCACGTGTGTTAAAGATAAGTGGTGAAAGACAAATAAGCAACAACAAATATCGTCGATTTCGTAAAGAAATCCAATTACCACTTCATTTGGACACAAATACCATTGCTGCCAAATTTGAATCTGGAATCTTATACATTAAACTTTTGAAACATatcaacaaaaacaataatgagCAACAAAATGTTCCAACACAAGAACCAAAGAAAGATGAAGAAGAGAaaccaaagaaagaaaatggtAAAGCAGaggaattaaaaaaagatgatgATGTGAAGAACAAAGTTGAGGAAAGGCCAGAGACAATGAGAGTGGTTTCAAAACTGAGACCAGAATATGTGAATGCATTATGTGGTTTGTTTGATgaaattaagaagaagaagaagaaatttcTGAATTTGTTGCTACTTGCATTGATGTTTGGTCTCTATGTTAAGAATGTTATTAAGTCAATATTTTCAGGAGGACACAAAAGTCAAGAGTAA
- the LOC101504756 gene encoding uncharacterized protein: MDQKVQSTRSRVYKDLQPYFEWNEDEANATLVLMLPGFTREQLRVQVTSNGVLRINCERQGNDNTWHRFGKEFTIPQYCDTNEVSAKFERGVLSIKFPKLITPIKPQEQETITNPPQEASIPKQHSDEPKTQAQVIDDQQESPKENISDEKENKKIEKKDENKVKPNDELLETKEVNKSTINDQGTQKGKMIQRLKTRALDFSISLKSGNDKDVNQLLGFGCGDTRPKMGMVLVNLIVAILLVLVIGVYAKNALWSSSKSFHGESKEF; the protein is encoded by the exons ATGGATCAAAAGGTACAATCAACACGTAGTCGTGTATACAAAGATTTGCAACCATATTTTGAATGGAATGAAGATGAAGCAAATGCCACACTTGTCCTAATGTTGCCag gattcacaagggAACAATTGAGGGTGCAAGTGACTTCAAATGGTGTCCTAAGGATCAATTGTGAAAGACAAGGCAATGATAACACATGGCATCGTTTTGGTAAAGAATTTACAATTCCTCAATATTGTGACACCAATGAAGTGAGTGCAAAGTTTGAACGTGGAGTATTATCAATCAAGTTTCCTAAGTTAATCACCCCTATTAAGCCACAAGAACAAGAAACTATCACAAATCCACCACAAGAAGCTTCAATTCCAAAGCAACATAGTGATGAACCTAAGACACAAGCACAAGTGATTGATGATCAACAAGAGTcaccaaaagaaaatattagtgatgaaaaagaaaataaaaaaatagaaaaaaaagatgaaaataagGTTAAGCCTAATGATGAGTTGTTAGAGACAAAAGAAGTAAATAAAAGCACTATTAATGATCAAGGAACACAAAAGGGCAAGATGATACAAAGATTGAAAACAAGGGCTTTGGATTTTAGTATAAGTTTGAAATCAGGAAATGATAAGGATGTTAACCAATTATTAGGATTTGGTTGTGGTGACACAAGGCCTAAGATGGGTATGGTGTTGGTGAATTTGATTGTGGCCATTTTATTGGTTTTGGTGATTGGTGTATATGCCAAAAATGCACTTTGGTCATCATCAAAATCATTTCATGGAGAATCAAAggaattttaa